In one Bordetella pertussis 18323 genomic region, the following are encoded:
- a CDS encoding CidA/LrgA family protein produces MQALTGFTWLLALQALGEACSRLLHFPIPGPVTGMLLLLVALRWPPVREPVALAAQFLLSHLSLLFVPVGVGVMTHIALLAEYGLRMAAVIVLSTLAGMAATYWALRVGRSATPEADDA; encoded by the coding sequence ATGCAGGCCCTGACCGGATTCACCTGGCTGCTGGCCCTGCAGGCGCTGGGCGAAGCCTGCTCGCGCCTGCTGCACTTTCCCATTCCCGGCCCGGTGACCGGCATGTTGCTGCTGCTGGTGGCGCTGCGCTGGCCGCCGGTGCGCGAGCCGGTGGCGCTGGCGGCGCAGTTCCTGCTGTCGCACCTGTCGCTGCTGTTCGTGCCGGTCGGCGTGGGCGTCATGACCCATATCGCGCTGCTCGCCGAGTACGGCCTGCGCATGGCGGCCGTGATCGTGCTGTCGACGCTGGCCGGCATGGCGGCCACGTACTGGGCGCTGCGCGTGGGCAGGAGCGCAACGCCGGAGGCCGACGATGCCTGA
- the bioD gene encoding dethiobiotin synthase, which translates to MNTRSTPTIGQRFDRAAVRYETHAEVQRHAAEQLAERIAALPLPAEPRILEIGCGTGLLTRALARRLGRADWTITDIAPAMLAAQQAGPPPAGRVRHQLVDGEHPAGLPGGYDLICSSLAVQWFGDLDAGLARLAGLLAPGGLLAIATLAEHTFSEWRAAHQAHGLHAATPAYPPAERIGRTLAGLRGGITREAYRQRHPDALHFVRSLKAIGATAPAAGHAPLSPAAFRRVLAQFDRQGNHVTYDLAYGLWRKQAPGVFVTGTDTGVGKTLASAILARAWRAHYWKPLQTGVAEEPGDTETVAALAGLEPARLHPPAHVLQAPLSPWAAAPLEGVTLDAAAIAPPQVDGPLVIEGAGGLYVPIDERHMMIDLIARLGMPVVLAARSGLGTINHTLLSLHALRERRLPVLGVIMLGEPSAGNRHAIEHFGGVPVLAQIPRLARVDAEAVEAWAARIPPLADCLARRWPDPQETPACRP; encoded by the coding sequence CACCCACGATAGGCCAGCGCTTCGACCGCGCCGCGGTCCGCTACGAAACCCATGCCGAGGTACAGCGCCACGCCGCCGAGCAACTGGCCGAGCGTATCGCCGCCCTGCCCCTGCCCGCCGAACCCCGCATCCTGGAAATCGGCTGCGGCACCGGGCTGCTGACGCGCGCGCTGGCGCGCCGGCTGGGGCGCGCCGACTGGACCATCACCGATATCGCGCCGGCCATGCTGGCCGCGCAGCAGGCGGGGCCGCCGCCGGCCGGGCGGGTGCGCCACCAGCTGGTCGACGGCGAGCACCCGGCCGGCCTGCCCGGCGGCTACGACCTGATCTGCTCCAGCCTGGCCGTCCAATGGTTCGGCGACCTGGACGCGGGCCTGGCGCGGCTGGCCGGGCTGCTGGCGCCCGGCGGCCTGCTCGCCATCGCGACGCTGGCCGAACACACTTTCAGCGAATGGCGCGCCGCCCACCAGGCCCACGGCCTGCATGCGGCCACTCCCGCCTATCCGCCGGCCGAGCGCATCGGCCGCACCCTGGCCGGCCTGCGCGGCGGGATAACGCGGGAGGCTTACCGCCAGCGCCACCCCGATGCGCTGCACTTCGTGCGCAGCCTCAAGGCCATCGGCGCGACCGCGCCGGCCGCCGGCCACGCGCCGCTGTCGCCCGCCGCCTTCCGGCGCGTGCTGGCCCAATTCGATCGACAAGGAAACCACGTGACCTACGACCTGGCCTACGGCCTGTGGCGCAAGCAGGCCCCGGGCGTGTTCGTCACCGGCACCGATACCGGCGTCGGCAAGACCCTGGCCTCGGCCATCCTCGCGCGCGCTTGGCGAGCCCATTACTGGAAGCCGCTGCAGACGGGCGTGGCCGAAGAACCGGGCGATACCGAAACCGTGGCCGCGCTGGCCGGGCTGGAGCCGGCCCGCCTGCACCCGCCGGCCCATGTCCTGCAGGCGCCGCTGTCGCCCTGGGCGGCCGCGCCGCTCGAGGGCGTCACGCTCGATGCGGCGGCCATCGCGCCGCCGCAGGTCGACGGCCCCTTGGTGATCGAAGGCGCCGGCGGCCTGTACGTGCCCATCGACGAGCGCCACATGATGATCGACCTCATCGCCCGCCTGGGCATGCCCGTGGTGCTGGCCGCGCGCAGCGGGCTGGGCACCATCAACCACACCCTGCTCAGCCTGCACGCCCTGCGCGAGCGCAGGCTGCCCGTGCTGGGCGTGATCATGCTGGGCGAACCCTCCGCAGGCAACCGCCATGCCATCGAGCATTTCGGCGGCGTGCCGGTGCTGGCGCAGATCCCGCGCCTGGCGCGCGTCGACGCCGAGGCGGTCGAGGCCTGGGCGGCGCGCATCCCGCCGCTGGCCGACTGCCTGGCGCGCCGCTGGCCCGATCCCCAGGAGACACCGGCATGCAGGCCCTGA